Proteins found in one Crassostrea angulata isolate pt1a10 chromosome 3, ASM2561291v2, whole genome shotgun sequence genomic segment:
- the LOC128176786 gene encoding alpha-soluble NSF attachment protein-like encodes MADNEAKGRELMLEAEKKLNSSKGFFGSLFGGSSTKVEDAADIFVRAANMFKMAKKWAAAGEAFCRAAALQVQLGSKHQAATEYVNAGTCYKKADPNEAINCLLKAVEIYTDMGRFTIAAKHHVSIAEIYETDMVDIEKAITSYEHAADYYKGEESNSSANKCLVKVAQYAAQLEQYEKAISIYEEVGMSCMDNQLLKYSAKDYFFKAALCQLCVDTLNAEQAIQKYEEMFPQFGDARESKLLKSLISAINEEDIDKFTDTVKDYDSISRLDQWTTTMLLRVKKNISGEDLR; translated from the exons ATGGCTGATAACGAAGCGAAGGGACGAGAGTTGATGCTTGAGGCGGAAAAGAAACTGAACTCTTCCAAAGGATTTTTTGGTTCACTGTTTGG GGGGAGTTCTACCAAGGTAGAAGATGCCGCCGATATATTTGTTAGGGCAGCCAACATGTTTAAGATGGCTAAAAAGTGGGCAG CTGCTGGTGAAGCATTTTGTCGGGCTGCTGCTCTTCAGGTTCAGTTGGGAAGCAAACACCAGGCAGCTACAGAGTATGTCAATGCAGGAACCTGCTATAAAAAGGCTGATCCTAATG AGGCCATCAACTGTTTATTGAAAGCTGTTGAAATCTATACTGATATG GGAAGGTTTACAATAGCAGCCAAGCATCATGTGTCCATAGCTGAAATCTATGAAACTGACATGGTGGACATAGAAAAG GCTATCACCAGCTATGAGCACGCTGCTGATTATTACAAAGGAGAAGAGTCTAACAG CTCGGCCAACAAATGCCTGGTTAAAGTTGCTCAGTATGCTGCACAACTTGAGCAATACGAGAAAGCAATTTCTATTTATGAAGAG GTTGGGATGTCATGCATGGATAACCAGCTGCTTAAGTATAGTGCAAAGGATTACTTTTTCAAAGCAGCCCTCTGTCAGTTGTGTGTAGATACACTGAATGCAGAACAGGCCATTCAGAAGTATGAAGAAATGTTCCCACAGTTTGGAGATGCCAGAGAGAGCAAACTTCTCAAG AGTCTTATCAGTGCAATAAATGAGGAGGATATCGACAAATTCACTGACACGGTCAAGGATTACGACAGTATATCTCGTCTGGATCAATGGACAACGACGATGCTGCTGAGAGTGAAGAAGAACATCAGTGGGGAGGATCTCAGATGA